The nucleotide window GTCCTTGGCGATTCAACCAGAACTCCCTACAAGCTCATTTCAATTAGACTACACCAATACTGTAGATGATCTCTCTTTTACAGAACAATTAATACCACAAACAGAATCAGAAGAAATCTCCCTCATTAAAGAAAATGAAAACATCTCTTTTAAGTCAGTTAATCCTGAAAAGCTTCAAGAGAACATTCCTGATTCTAAACTAGACAATAGCCTAATCATCCAAACCGAGATACTTATTGACAAACTCAATAAACGCCAAAGTCGGAAACTTTGTAAACCCCTTGGCATCAGACAGAAATCTGGCAAAGTTGAAAAGCCTCTTACCTCTATTAAAGCTGAAATTCACAGCCTCCTGAAAGATGAGCCACATCATGTAATTACGGTCATCACAGAACAACTTCCTGAACTCATCTCTCTACCGAATAAAGCTTCCTCTATAGCCAGTTAAGGTTTTTAGATAAATAGAGCAGGTTGGATCTTAATTATAAATCGATGATTCAACCTGCTTTTTTATTGTTAAGAATTTCAGGAAACAAAGACCATGAAATTAACAGAAATTAAATCAACTGAACTTTTTACAGATCGCTTGGCTCAAATCGATGAAGAAACAGAAAGATTAAATGCGATCGCATCCCAACTCACAACCAAACGTCAGCAACTTACTCTATTATTTAACAAAGCAAGTACAGCAGTTGAAGCGCTCGGAGAATTGACGAGTTTACTTCCTCAAACCACTTCAGAAATACGAGCCGCTTTAGAAGCTATCTTCAGGCAAAATGAAGAAGCTATTTGTGAGGTCAAACCCAAACCCGAAGCCAAGCAGCCAGCCTCAACTAATCCATTGATCGAGGTAGGGCATCAACTTCTACCAATTCTACAACAGGGACAGCCAATCACCAACGCTACCGTCTCCGGTTTGATGACTCAAAACTTTGGAGGGTCTGATGCACAAGGATGTTGGCTCTGGAAAGATGCCTATGAAGCCTTAGAAATTGCCCAAATCTTGCTCATTCAACAGCAGGGCAGAGAAATTCTCAATCAATCGAATCACTTAGCCATTTTTAATGAAATTGAGCGAATACATCGACTCTGCCCCACTCAAACCCGACGTTCAGAAACATCGATTCAGTTGCAGCAGTTTTCTACCCCTCTTCCTTTGGCTTATATTGCTTCACTAGCGGCACAAATTACTCCCGATGACCTCGTATTAGAACCCAGTTCAGGAACGGGAATTTTAGCGACTTTTGCTTGTGTTAATGGAGCGCAGTTAGTCCTCAACGAAATTTGTCCTCAACGTCGAGGCATTCTAGCTCAGATATTTGCCGACACACCTTTATTTAATCATAATGCCGAACAAATTGACGATTATCTCGACGGAAAATACCATCCCACTGTGGTGGTAATGAATCCGCCATTCACCGCTTCCCCGAAGATAGTAAAACGTAATCAGTTTGCTACTTTTAAACATTTAAGTTCGGCATTAGCAAGACTGTCACAAGGAGGGCGTTTAGTCATCATTACCGCTAATTGGTTCTCACCCTTAAATTCTCAATGGAGAGATAGCTTCATTAAACTACAACAATCGGCAAAAGTTGTCTTTTCTTGTCCAATTGAGGGAAATGCTTATGCTAAACATGGAACAACGGTTGAGACTCGTTTAACAGTATTTGACAAAATTTCATCTGATAAACCCGATGAGTTTGTTAACTGCTCCCTTGAAGCTGTTTCCCTATCTGGATTGCTCAACTTGGTAGAAAGCCTTGTCCCGGAACGTCAAGCACTTACTACTATAACTGGAGCAAAAGCCAACACGCTTTCTCCTGAATCGGTCAATCAAAGAGGAAAGTTTCCAAAAGATTCTTATAAGATCGCCACATCCCCTAAAGCCAAGCAATCTAAAACCCAACCGCCAGAAGCCAAATCACAAGATAAGCCAGACAGAGTATCTTTTAAGGATGTAATAGAAATCGCTTATACCACTCGTGAGTGGACTGCAAGCGGACGAGAGATATCTGATAGTCTTTATGAAGCTTACGAACCTCAGACTATACTCATTGAAGGAGCAATTCAACATCCATCGCCTCTGGTTCAAAGTGCGGCAATGGCTAGCGTAGCCCCACCGAAGCCGCTTTATCGACCTCACCTTATGCGATCGCTTATCACTGAAGGGATACTCTCTGATGCTCAACTAGAATCCGTCATTTATGCTGGAGAGTCTCACAGCCAATTTCTCAAAGGTAATTATCAAGTTGATGATAGCCTAGATATTGTTTCCGTCGCCCCCCAAGATGCCCCCTCCATAAGATTCCGTCGAGGCTACTTCATAGGGGATTCAACTGGTGTAGGTAAAGGCAGACAGGTCAGTGCTATCTTATTGGATCATTACCTACAAGGGCGCACTAAAGGGATCTGGATTTCTAAATCTGATACCCTACTCGAAGATGCAAGAAGAGATTGGACAGCTTTGGGGGGTAAAACCGAGCAAATCATTCCCTTAAGCAAATTTCGGCAAGGTGAACCTATTGAACTCACACAAGGCATCATCTTCGTCACCTACGCCACCCTTCGCACCGAAGCCAAGCAGGGTAAGAAATCTCGCGTCGGGCAACTTATCGATTGGTGTGGTAAGGATTTTGAGGGGGTAATCGTCTTTGATGAAGCACACTGCATGGCTAATGCTTCAGCAGAAAAGGGAGAACGGGGCATCAAGAAACCCTCTCTACAGGGACTTGCCGGATTACGATTACAACACGGATTACCAAGAGCCAGAGTCCTCTATGTTTCCGCAACAGGAGCAACTACCATTAATAACCTCGCCTACGCTCAACGGTTAGGATTGTGGATGAGCGAAGAATTCCCCTTTGCCAATCAATCCGATTTTGTAGCCGAAATGGAAAAAGGCGGAATTGTCGCTTTAGAAGTGGTTTCACGGGATTTGAAAGCTCTCGGACTATATACGGCGCGATCGCTATCCTATCATGGCGTAGAGTATGACATTTTAGAGCATGAGTTAACTGATGAACAAATTACAATTTATAACGCCTATGCTGATGCCTTCCAAATTATCCATCAAAATCTAGAAGCAGCATTAGAAGCGACAAATATTAGTAGTCCCACCGGGAAAACGCGAAACCGTAATGCAAAATCTGCTGCCCGTTCTGCCTTTGAAAGCAACAAACAGCGATTCTTCAACCATCTGATTACTTCGATGAAGTGTCCAACTCTGCTCAAGGCAATAGAACAGGATTTAGTTAATGGTCATGCTGCCGTGATTCAAATTACCTCAACTGATGAGGCTCTCTTAGACCGAAGATTAGCAGACATCCCTACCTGTCAATGGCATGACTTACAAGTGGACATTACACCGAGAGAATACGTCATGGATTACCTGATGCACTCGTTTCCCGTCCAATTACATGAAATTTACACCGACGAGCAAGGTAATGAATATTCTCGTCCCGTCACCGATAGCGAGGGAAATCCGGTTTTATGTCAGGAAGTCTTAAGACGGCGAGAGGAACTGATTGAGCGCTTGGGACTGTTACCCCCTGTACCTGGGGCACTCGACCAAATCATACAACATTTTGGTTATG belongs to Gloeothece citriformis PCC 7424 and includes:
- a CDS encoding strawberry notch-like NTP hydrolase domain-containing protein, whose amino-acid sequence is MKLTEIKSTELFTDRLAQIDEETERLNAIASQLTTKRQQLTLLFNKASTAVEALGELTSLLPQTTSEIRAALEAIFRQNEEAICEVKPKPEAKQPASTNPLIEVGHQLLPILQQGQPITNATVSGLMTQNFGGSDAQGCWLWKDAYEALEIAQILLIQQQGREILNQSNHLAIFNEIERIHRLCPTQTRRSETSIQLQQFSTPLPLAYIASLAAQITPDDLVLEPSSGTGILATFACVNGAQLVLNEICPQRRGILAQIFADTPLFNHNAEQIDDYLDGKYHPTVVVMNPPFTASPKIVKRNQFATFKHLSSALARLSQGGRLVIITANWFSPLNSQWRDSFIKLQQSAKVVFSCPIEGNAYAKHGTTVETRLTVFDKISSDKPDEFVNCSLEAVSLSGLLNLVESLVPERQALTTITGAKANTLSPESVNQRGKFPKDSYKIATSPKAKQSKTQPPEAKSQDKPDRVSFKDVIEIAYTTREWTASGREISDSLYEAYEPQTILIEGAIQHPSPLVQSAAMASVAPPKPLYRPHLMRSLITEGILSDAQLESVIYAGESHSQFLKGNYQVDDSLDIVSVAPQDAPSIRFRRGYFIGDSTGVGKGRQVSAILLDHYLQGRTKGIWISKSDTLLEDARRDWTALGGKTEQIIPLSKFRQGEPIELTQGIIFVTYATLRTEAKQGKKSRVGQLIDWCGKDFEGVIVFDEAHCMANASAEKGERGIKKPSLQGLAGLRLQHGLPRARVLYVSATGATTINNLAYAQRLGLWMSEEFPFANQSDFVAEMEKGGIVALEVVSRDLKALGLYTARSLSYHGVEYDILEHELTDEQITIYNAYADAFQIIHQNLEAALEATNISSPTGKTRNRNAKSAARSAFESNKQRFFNHLITSMKCPTLLKAIEQDLVNGHAAVIQITSTDEALLDRRLADIPTCQWHDLQVDITPREYVMDYLMHSFPVQLHEIYTDEQGNEYSRPVTDSEGNPVLCQEVLRRREELIERLGLLPPVPGALDQIIQHFGYENVAEVTGRSKRIVRETKGEREKLILQKRSSSANLSETGAFMDDKKRILVFSEAGGTGRSYHADLKAKNQRLRVHYLLEAGWKADSAIQGLGRSNRTNQAQPPLFRPVATNVKGEKRFLSTIARRLDSLGALTRGQRQTGGQGLFREQDNLESPYAKSALRQLYLALYYGKIDCCSLKDFEAYTGLSLTTPEGNLKEELPPISQFLNRVLALRIERQNALFEEFEVRLTSKIEEAIATGSYEGGVETLKADHLRILEQQVIYTHPETGARTHCVKIERQRKADVLRLPEANQMCQNYQGKLVVNERSGRVAIAIPTNSTVTDDGEIVRRINLIRPVSNEKISVEQFRASTWFETTRATFERLWQQEVGDAPEFEVDSFYLITGLLLPIWNRLDAENMRVFRLQTDNGEKLLGRLVHGENIASVFRNLGITNTPKLTADEVFQAVTQRKEVMPLVRGWQLCSSSVMGNQRLEVIGVRQQAEVMYLKALGCITEMINWKLRVFIPMNDKATGIIEKIRSLA